From a single Eubalaena glacialis isolate mEubGla1 chromosome 15, mEubGla1.1.hap2.+ XY, whole genome shotgun sequence genomic region:
- the LOC133075558 gene encoding protein C12orf4 homolog yields the protein MKKNRERFCNREREFVYEFKVGSQCLELRVPLKFPVQENASHLHGCLMLLHNLPCFIEKDLKEALSQFIEEESLKDYDRDAEAALEAVKSGEVDLHQLASTWAKAYAETTLEHARPEEPSWDEDFADVYHDLIHSPASETLLNLEHNYFVSISELIGERDVELKKLRERQGIEMEKVMQELGKSLTDQDVNSLAAQHFESQQDLENKWSNELKQSTATQKQEYQEWVMKLHQDLKNPKNSSLSDEIKVQPSQLRESTEANGRIYEEQRKLEESFTIHLGAQLKTMHNLRLLRADMLDFCKHKRSHRSGVKLHRLQTALSLYSTSLCGLVLLVDNRINSYSGIKRDFATVCQECTDFHFPRIEDQLEVVQQVVLYARTQRRSKLKESHDSGNRDGGSDDKTKNADRSYLNILPGEFYITRHSNLSEIHVAFHLCVDDNVKSGNITARDPAIMGLRNILKVCCTHDITTISIPLLLVHDMSEEMTIPWCLRRAELVFKCVKGFMMEMASWDGGISRTVQFLVPQSISEEMFYQLSNMLPQIFRVSSTLTLTSKH from the coding sequence atgaagaaaaacagagaaagattCTGCAACAGAGAGAGGGAATTTGTGTATGAATTCAAAGTGGGAAGTCAGTGCTTAGAACTGAGGGTGCCTCTCAAATTTCCTGTTCAAGAGAATGCCAGTCATTTACATGGCTGTCTGATGCTGCTGCACAATTTACCATGCTTtatagaaaaagatttaaaagaagcTCTGAGCCAGTTTATCGAAGAAGAATCCCTCAAAGATTATGACAGAGATGCTGAAGCAGCCCTGGAAGCTGTGAAGTCCGGTGAAGTAGATTTACATCAGCTGGCAAGTACATGGGCCAAAGCTTATGCGGAGACCACATTAGAGCATGCAAGGCCTGAGGAGCCCAGCTGGGATGAAGATTTCGCAGATGTGTACCATGACCTAATCCATTCTCCTGCCTCTGAAACTCTCCTAAATTTGGAACACAATTACTTTGTTAGTATCTCAGAACTGATTGGCGAAAGAGATGTGGAGCTGAAAAAATTACGAGAGAGACAAGGCATTGAAATGGAAAAAGTGATGCAGGAACTGGGAAAATCACTGACAGATCAAGATGTAAATTCACTGGCTGCTCAGCATTTCGAATCCCAGCAGGACTTGGAAAATAAATGGTCCAATGAATTAAAACAGTCGACTGCCACTCAAAAGCAAGAGTATCAGGAATGGGTGATGAAACTTCATCAAGacctaaaaaaccccaaaaacagcTCTCTCAGTGACGAAATTAAAGTTCAACCAAGTCAGCTCAGAGAATCCACTGAAGCAAATGGAAGGATTTATGAGGAACAGAGAAAGTTAGAAGAAAGTTTTACCATTCACTTAGGAGCCCAGTTGAAGACCATGCATAACCTGAGGTTGCTGAGAGCAGATATGCTGGATTTCTGTAAGCACAAGAGGAGCCACCGAAGCGGTGTGAAGCTCCACCGACTCCAGACAGCACTGTCGCTTTACTCCACGTCCCTCTGTGGCCTGGTGTTGCTAGTGGATAACCGAATCAATTCATATAGTGGTATTAAAAGAGATTTCGCCACAGTTTGCCAAGAATGCACTGACTTTCATTTTCCCCGAATTGAAGATCAGCTGGAGGTTGTCCAGCAGGTGGTACTTTATGCCAGAACCCAGCGCAGGAGCAAGCTGAAAGAATCACACGATTCTGGAAACCGAGATGGAGGAAGTGATGATAAGACTAAGAATGCAGATAGaagctatttaaatattttacctgGAGAATTTTACATTACTCGGCATTCTAATCTCTCAGAAATACATGTTGCTTTCCATCTTTGTGTGGACGACAACGTGAAATCGGGAAACATCACTGCTCGGGACCCTGCCATCATGGGTCTCCGAAACATACTCAAGGTTTGCTGCACCCATGACATCACAACAATAAGTATTCCTCTCCTGCTGGTGCATGATATGTCAGAGGAAATGACTATACCGTGGTGCTTAAGGAGAGCAGAACTTGTGTTTAAGTGTGTCAAAGGTTTCATGATGGAAATGGCTTCATGGGACGGAGGAATTTCTAGGACAGTGCAATTTCTGGTACCACAGAGCATTTCTGAAGAAATGTTTTACCAACTTAGTAACATGCTTCCCCAGATCTTCCGAGTATCATCAACACTCACCCTGACATCCAAGCACTAA